A genome region from Myroides fluvii includes the following:
- a CDS encoding phospho-sugar mutase: MHKEKEILAKAEQWLQEPFDAETQAIVQQLLDRDPTQLQDSFYKNLEFGTGGMRGIMGVGTNRINKYTLGKNTQGLSNFIKKSFPNQELKVAINYDCRHNSKELAKVVADVFTANGIHVYLFGDMRPTPELSFAVRYYGCQAGIVLTASHNPPEYNGYKVYWSDGGQIVPPEDGAVIDEINQLTYEQVNFAGNDALITTVGEELDRAFIDSTLENASFNTPQAVKDGLKVAYTSLHGTSIKLIPRTLKEAGYNNVYIVKEQEEPNGDFPTVESPNPEEPEALTMAMALAEEKGADIVIGTDPDSDRIGIGVRDLDGKMILLNGNQSMVMMTAFLLEQWKVNRGFTGNEFIGSTIVSTPMMLDLAESYGVECKVGLTGFKWIAKFIKEFPQQQFIGGGEESFGYMVGDNVRDKDAVASALLVCEIAALAKAAGSSFYQELMNLYIDHRYYKEHLISLVKKGISGAEEIKQMMVELRENPLTEIIGQRVVCVEDYQSGEAKNLLTGETESINIPKSNVLIYYLEDGTKIAARPSGTEPKIKFYFSVNEWLDRLNDVNEVEQFLTDKIQSIIDEMKLN, translated from the coding sequence ATGCACAAAGAAAAAGAAATTTTAGCAAAAGCAGAACAATGGTTACAAGAACCTTTTGATGCTGAAACGCAAGCGATTGTACAACAATTACTTGACCGTGACCCGACTCAATTGCAAGATAGTTTTTACAAAAACTTAGAATTTGGAACAGGGGGAATGCGTGGAATTATGGGTGTAGGTACCAACCGCATCAATAAATATACTTTAGGAAAAAACACCCAGGGATTATCTAATTTCATCAAAAAATCTTTTCCTAATCAAGAATTAAAAGTGGCCATCAATTACGATTGCCGTCACAATAGTAAAGAATTAGCCAAAGTAGTTGCCGATGTTTTCACGGCGAATGGCATTCACGTCTATCTATTTGGGGATATGCGTCCAACACCTGAGTTATCCTTTGCAGTACGCTATTACGGCTGTCAAGCGGGAATCGTTTTAACGGCCTCTCACAACCCACCAGAATACAACGGATACAAAGTATATTGGTCTGATGGAGGGCAAATTGTTCCACCAGAGGACGGAGCCGTGATTGACGAAATCAATCAATTGACGTATGAGCAAGTTAATTTTGCAGGAAATGATGCGTTGATCACGACAGTTGGTGAGGAATTAGACCGTGCCTTTATTGATTCAACTCTTGAAAATGCAAGTTTTAATACGCCACAAGCCGTAAAAGATGGCTTAAAAGTAGCGTATACGTCTCTTCATGGAACATCAATCAAATTGATTCCGAGAACCTTAAAAGAAGCGGGCTATAACAACGTTTATATTGTCAAAGAACAAGAAGAACCCAACGGAGACTTCCCTACGGTTGAATCACCGAATCCAGAAGAACCAGAGGCATTAACCATGGCGATGGCACTAGCGGAAGAAAAAGGAGCTGATATCGTTATTGGTACAGATCCTGATTCGGATCGCATTGGTATTGGAGTTCGCGATTTGGACGGAAAGATGATCTTGTTAAACGGTAACCAATCCATGGTGATGATGACGGCGTTCTTATTGGAGCAATGGAAAGTAAACCGCGGTTTTACAGGGAATGAATTTATTGGTTCTACCATTGTTTCTACTCCAATGATGCTAGATTTAGCCGAGAGTTATGGCGTAGAGTGTAAAGTGGGATTGACGGGATTCAAATGGATTGCTAAATTCATCAAAGAATTCCCTCAACAACAATTCATTGGCGGTGGAGAAGAGAGTTTCGGCTATATGGTGGGCGACAACGTGCGCGACAAGGATGCAGTAGCTTCTGCCCTATTGGTTTGCGAAATTGCAGCCCTAGCCAAAGCAGCGGGTAGCTCTTTCTACCAAGAACTAATGAATCTATACATCGACCATCGTTATTACAAAGAACACTTGATTTCCCTAGTTAAAAAAGGAATTTCTGGCGCAGAAGAAATCAAACAAATGATGGTGGAATTACGCGAAAATCCGTTAACTGAAATCATCGGACAACGCGTAGTATGCGTAGAAGATTACCAAAGTGGTGAAGCAAAAAACCTATTAACTGGAGAAACGGAATCAATTAACATTCCCAAATCAAACGTATTGATTTACTATTTAGAAGATGGAACAAAAATAGCGGCTCGCCCAAGTGGAACAGAACCGAAAATCAAATTCTACTTCAGTGTAAATGAATGGTTAGACCGCTTGAATGACGTTAATGAGGTGGAACAATTCTTGACCGACAAGATTCAATCCATCATCGATGAAATGAAACTGAACTAA
- the glsA gene encoding glutaminase A has translation MKILKLQQIVLLVMLVGIGQVNQSVAQQKQTKLDQQITVDLMQKIVDKNQAHYKAGKVADYIPELGKANPQAVAFAVVKSNGEIISVGDVKATFTIQSISKVIALMIAVQEKGEQALYERIGYYGTEKAFNHYANLETAGKPLNPMMNAGAILTTAFIEGEEDEAYQKILNMIRYITKNETIDINETVYLSEKETGHRNRGIFYLLKNNGLIEGEENKLDNYFKQCSIEVTATDLAKIGYFFANECTRFDGDKRFRNKDLARLIQAQMLIAGMYDFSGEYARTVGLPSKSGVGGGIAVSVPNKMGIGVFNPALDQHGNSVVGYHMLYDFVNQLDLSLF, from the coding sequence ATGAAAATATTAAAATTACAACAAATAGTACTATTGGTTATGTTGGTAGGAATCGGTCAGGTGAATCAAAGTGTAGCACAGCAAAAGCAAACGAAATTAGATCAGCAAATTACAGTGGATCTCATGCAAAAAATAGTCGATAAGAATCAAGCGCATTACAAAGCCGGAAAGGTCGCAGACTATATTCCTGAATTGGGAAAAGCAAACCCGCAAGCCGTGGCTTTCGCTGTGGTAAAATCCAATGGGGAAATCATCAGTGTAGGGGATGTAAAGGCAACGTTTACCATTCAGAGTATTTCAAAGGTCATTGCCTTGATGATCGCCGTACAAGAAAAGGGAGAACAGGCCTTGTATGAGCGTATAGGTTACTATGGTACAGAAAAAGCATTTAATCATTATGCCAATCTGGAAACAGCAGGTAAACCACTTAATCCGATGATGAATGCCGGAGCCATCTTAACGACCGCTTTTATTGAAGGAGAAGAGGATGAAGCTTATCAAAAGATTTTGAATATGATTCGCTACATCACCAAAAACGAAACGATCGATATCAATGAAACAGTATATCTATCCGAAAAAGAAACGGGACACCGCAATAGAGGTATTTTCTATCTATTAAAAAATAACGGTTTAATTGAGGGAGAAGAAAATAAATTAGATAATTATTTCAAACAATGCTCCATTGAGGTAACCGCAACAGATTTGGCTAAAATCGGTTATTTTTTCGCAAATGAATGCACGCGTTTTGATGGAGATAAGCGATTTAGAAATAAAGATTTAGCTCGTTTAATTCAAGCGCAAATGCTTATTGCAGGTATGTATGACTTCAGTGGTGAATACGCGAGAACGGTGGGTTTACCAAGTAAATCAGGTGTTGGAGGAGGAATTGCTGTAAGTGTACCCAATAAAATGGGAATTGGTGTTTTCAATCCTGCTTTAGATCAACATGGAAACTCCGTTGTAGGCTATCATATGTTGTATGATTTTGTCAACCAATTGGATTTGAGTTTGTTTTAA
- a CDS encoding nucleoside-diphosphate kinase — MATNRTFTMIKPDAVEAGHIGGILNMITEAGFKIVSMKLTQLTVRDAQKFYEVHAERPFYGELVEFMSRGPIVAAILEKDNAVEDFRKLIGATNPADAAEGTIRKKYAKSIGENAVHGSDSDENAAIEGAFHFAGREQF; from the coding sequence ATGGCAACGAACAGAACTTTTACAATGATTAAACCTGACGCAGTAGAAGCAGGTCACATCGGTGGAATCCTTAACATGATTACAGAAGCAGGATTTAAAATTGTTTCAATGAAGTTAACTCAATTAACAGTTAGAGACGCACAAAAATTCTACGAAGTACACGCTGAGAGACCTTTCTATGGTGAATTAGTTGAATTCATGTCAAGAGGTCCAATCGTAGCAGCTATTTTAGAAAAAGATAACGCTGTTGAAGATTTCAGAAAATTAATCGGAGCTACTAACCCTGCTGATGCAGCTGAAGGAACAATCCGTAAAAAATACGCTAAATCAATCGGAGAGAACGCAGTTCACGGATCTGATAGCGACGAGAATGCAGCTATTGAAGGTGCATTCCACTTTGCTGGTAGAGAGCAATTCTAA
- a CDS encoding DUF4199 domain-containing protein has protein sequence MKNPLNKVGIIFGIVLAIYYILFNCTLFFTDQTLFANKFVGFFNMAIIIIIGVLCVFTAKRKMGGYVTFREAFTPFLVMIVIGVTVNYLMYNILFNLVDPSAKELINKVLYDMLVETLNNSGLPQEQITEQLTKAKAISQFEPKSQLFMWAGSILRNSILGLLLAAIFKNKSEFTDTNNEEAQQASTATDQNS, from the coding sequence ATGAAGAACCCTCTCAACAAAGTAGGCATAATATTCGGAATTGTATTAGCGATTTATTACATTCTATTTAACTGCACCTTATTTTTTACAGATCAAACGCTTTTTGCGAATAAGTTTGTTGGCTTTTTTAATATGGCCATCATTATTATCATTGGCGTACTATGCGTTTTTACGGCAAAAAGAAAAATGGGGGGGTATGTTACGTTTAGAGAAGCTTTTACTCCCTTTTTAGTTATGATTGTCATTGGTGTAACGGTTAATTACCTGATGTACAATATTCTATTCAATTTGGTTGACCCTTCAGCAAAAGAACTAATCAACAAAGTACTATACGATATGTTAGTGGAAACCCTGAACAATTCAGGATTACCGCAAGAACAGATTACAGAACAATTGACAAAAGCAAAAGCAATTAGTCAATTTGAGCCAAAATCACAGCTATTTATGTGGGCAGGTAGTATTTTGAGAAACTCGATCTTAGGGTTATTACTAGCGGCTATTTTCAAGAATAAATCGGAGTTTACCGACACAAATAATGAAGAAGCGCAACAAGCATCAACAGCTACTGATCAAAACAGTTAA
- a CDS encoding glycosyltransferase family 2 protein gives MNISIIIPLLNEEESLPELYTWISRVMHEHNFTYEVLFIDDGSTDDSWNIIAKLSQQHAAVKGIKFQRNFGKSQALHAGFAQAEGDVVITMDADLQDSPDEIPGLYQMITQDQYDMVSGWKKKRYDSVLAKNLPSKLFNWAARKTSGVHLHDFNCGLKAYRKEVVKSIDVSGEMHRYIPVLAKNEGFDKIGEKVVQHQARKYGTTKFGMNRFIYGFLDLITIWFLSKFGKRPMHLFGTLGVMTFMIGFLAAAGIGANKLIKLYQNKPAILVTQDPWFYIALATMIIGTQLFLAGFLGELILQMKSNTNRYKIATYSGLNER, from the coding sequence ATCAATATATCCATCATCATCCCTTTACTAAATGAGGAAGAATCGCTACCTGAGTTATACACTTGGATAAGCAGGGTCATGCACGAGCACAACTTCACCTATGAAGTTTTGTTTATTGATGACGGTAGTACAGATGATTCATGGAACATCATTGCGAAGTTATCACAACAACATGCGGCTGTAAAAGGAATTAAATTTCAGCGCAATTTTGGTAAATCTCAGGCTTTACATGCGGGTTTTGCACAAGCTGAAGGCGATGTAGTCATCACAATGGATGCTGACTTACAAGACAGTCCGGATGAGATCCCTGGATTGTATCAGATGATTACCCAAGATCAGTACGATATGGTATCTGGATGGAAAAAAAAGCGATACGATTCAGTACTAGCCAAAAATCTTCCTTCCAAATTATTTAATTGGGCTGCGCGCAAAACCTCTGGGGTACATTTACACGATTTTAACTGTGGGTTGAAAGCCTACCGAAAAGAAGTCGTGAAAAGCATTGACGTATCAGGAGAAATGCACCGTTATATTCCTGTATTGGCCAAGAATGAAGGCTTTGATAAAATTGGAGAAAAGGTTGTACAGCATCAAGCGAGAAAATACGGAACAACCAAATTTGGAATGAATCGCTTCATTTATGGTTTTTTGGATTTAATTACCATTTGGTTCTTGTCCAAATTTGGCAAAAGACCCATGCACCTTTTTGGCACCTTAGGGGTCATGACTTTTATGATTGGTTTCTTGGCTGCAGCTGGAATTGGAGCGAATAAATTAATCAAGTTATATCAAAACAAACCAGCGATTTTGGTAACGCAAGATCCATGGTTTTACATCGCATTAGCAACCATGATTATCGGAACACAATTGTTCTTAGCTGGTTTTTTAGGCGAACTTATTTTACAAATGAAATCGAATACGAACCGATATAAAATTGCTACTTACAGTGGTTTAAACGAACGCTAA
- a CDS encoding ABC transporter ATP-binding protein, protein MNEYFKKILYFAKPYKSYAYLNVFFNILYALFSALGFLALIPMLTILFGDGKKVTEQPVYTSIGHLKEYISDLMSFYLTQYTAEHGAQHTLMVMATVVITIFLLKNLFNYWAMYFITFLRNGVLKDIRNAMYKKSVDLPLSFFSEKRKGDVISRMTSDVLEIQHSFLSILEVLVREPLTIVFTIIGMFAISTELTIFVFVFVPISGIIISKVGKTLKRSSQKASEEQGYFLSIIEESLSGLKVIKSFNAEKKFNTKFQDSTQSFYELNNTILNRQNLSSPLSEFLGIVTIAVLLVYGGHLVLGEGTLTSASFIAYIGMAYNILTPAKAMSKASYSLKRGNAAAERVLEILEEENPIASSEHAIQKERFDDKISIEHIDFKYEDELVLKDFSLTIPKGKSVALVGQSGSGKSTLANLLTRFWDINEGAIKIDNDDIRDLDLHSLRNLIGLVTQDSILFNDSIKANMLIGNDDATDEQIIEALKVANAYEFVKDLPQGIHTNIGDAGSKLSGGQKQRLSIARAVLKNPPIMVLDEATSALDTESEKLVQDALENMMKNRTSVVIAHRLSTIQNADLIVVMQKGRIVEQGTHEELMQKNGTYTKLVSLQSFE, encoded by the coding sequence ATGAACGAATATTTCAAAAAAATACTTTATTTCGCTAAGCCGTATAAATCTTACGCTTATCTGAATGTTTTTTTCAATATCCTCTATGCGCTTTTTAGTGCTTTGGGCTTTTTGGCGCTAATTCCCATGTTAACCATTCTCTTTGGCGATGGTAAAAAAGTAACAGAACAACCTGTTTATACAAGCATTGGTCATCTAAAAGAATACATATCAGACTTGATGTCCTTTTACCTTACCCAATATACGGCAGAACATGGAGCACAACACACGTTGATGGTCATGGCTACTGTAGTCATCACAATCTTCTTGTTGAAAAACCTATTCAACTATTGGGCGATGTACTTCATCACCTTTTTGCGCAATGGCGTTTTAAAGGATATTCGCAATGCTATGTACAAAAAATCAGTGGATCTTCCGCTTTCTTTTTTCTCAGAAAAACGCAAAGGAGATGTGATTTCTAGAATGACTTCCGATGTATTGGAAATTCAACACTCCTTTCTATCCATCTTAGAGGTTTTAGTAAGAGAGCCGTTGACTATTGTCTTTACCATCATTGGTATGTTTGCGATTAGTACAGAACTTACGATTTTTGTCTTTGTCTTTGTGCCTATTTCGGGAATTATTATCTCTAAAGTGGGAAAAACATTGAAACGCAGTTCTCAGAAAGCTTCCGAGGAACAAGGATATTTCTTGTCGATTATTGAAGAATCTTTATCTGGATTAAAAGTGATTAAAAGCTTTAATGCGGAGAAGAAATTCAATACAAAGTTTCAAGATTCCACGCAATCGTTCTATGAATTAAACAATACCATTTTAAATCGTCAAAACTTATCCTCTCCTTTGAGTGAGTTTTTGGGGATTGTAACTATTGCGGTTTTATTAGTTTATGGTGGACATTTGGTCTTGGGTGAGGGAACGTTAACGAGTGCTTCTTTTATTGCTTATATCGGAATGGCTTATAACATCTTAACCCCTGCTAAAGCGATGTCTAAAGCATCATACTCCCTAAAACGAGGAAATGCCGCAGCAGAACGCGTATTGGAAATTTTAGAAGAGGAAAATCCAATTGCCAGTTCAGAACATGCCATCCAAAAAGAGCGCTTTGACGATAAAATATCCATTGAACACATTGATTTCAAATACGAAGATGAATTAGTGCTCAAAGACTTTAGCTTGACCATTCCCAAGGGAAAATCAGTCGCTTTAGTGGGGCAATCGGGAAGTGGTAAAAGTACACTGGCCAATTTATTGACTCGTTTTTGGGATATTAATGAAGGAGCCATCAAAATTGACAACGACGATATTCGCGATTTAGATTTACACAGTTTGCGTAATCTCATTGGTTTAGTGACCCAAGATAGCATTTTGTTTAACGATTCGATTAAAGCCAATATGCTAATTGGCAATGACGATGCAACCGATGAGCAAATTATCGAAGCTTTAAAAGTAGCCAATGCGTATGAGTTTGTCAAAGACTTACCTCAAGGTATTCATACCAATATCGGAGATGCAGGAAGCAAATTATCAGGTGGACAAAAACAGCGCTTATCCATTGCGAGAGCCGTATTGAAAAACCCACCGATCATGGTCTTGGATGAAGCTACTTCTGCTTTGGATACCGAAAGCGAAAAACTCGTACAGGACGCTTTGGAAAACATGATGAAAAACAGAACTTCTGTGGTAATTGCACACCGTTTGTCTACCATCCAAAATGCAGACTTAATTGTCGTAATGCAAAAAGGAAGAATCGTAGAACAAGGAACACACGAAGAATTAATGCAAAAAAATGGCACGTATACGAAACTCGTATCCTTGCAATCCTTTGAATAA
- the pncB gene encoding nicotinate phosphoribosyltransferase → METTNSPQVIPSILDNDFYKLTMQHAVVKQFPYAKASYIFINRGQHKYPPGFAKALRAAVDEMAKLKLTHQEKMFLQVTCPYLDPTYLDFLQGYHFDPSEVEIIQEGEDLEVSIKGYWYRTILWEVPLMSIICELYYQLTGSLRESDDIIRAKTKEKIENYKKLGITIAEFGTRRRHSYAVHQVVVETLQQYGGGTFIGTSNVHLAMKYGTKPIGTHAHEWFMFHAAKYGFKMANTMGLEHWVDTYRGDLGIALTDTYTSKVFFEQFDKKFAKLFDGVRHDSGDAIEFANQTIAHYKKMNIDPLSKTIIFSDGLNPEKVERIATYCKNRIGMSFGIGTDFTNDAGLPALNIVIKMTQAFPEGGPWTDVVKLSDEPKKHTGTPEMIDLAQRLLDIPTT, encoded by the coding sequence ATGGAAACAACAAATTCTCCCCAAGTCATTCCTTCTATTTTGGACAATGACTTCTATAAACTCACCATGCAACATGCAGTGGTAAAGCAATTTCCCTACGCCAAAGCATCGTATATTTTCATCAACCGCGGACAGCATAAATATCCGCCAGGATTTGCAAAAGCCTTGCGTGCTGCTGTAGATGAAATGGCCAAACTCAAACTGACCCACCAGGAGAAAATGTTTCTTCAAGTGACTTGCCCCTATTTGGATCCAACCTATTTGGATTTCTTACAAGGCTATCACTTTGACCCTTCCGAAGTAGAGATTATCCAAGAAGGAGAAGATTTGGAAGTATCGATCAAAGGCTATTGGTATCGAACAATTCTTTGGGAGGTACCCCTGATGTCCATCATTTGTGAATTATATTACCAATTGACGGGTTCCCTAAGAGAATCAGACGATATCATTCGCGCTAAGACGAAAGAGAAAATTGAAAATTATAAAAAACTAGGCATTACCATTGCTGAATTTGGCACGAGACGCAGGCATTCGTATGCGGTACATCAAGTGGTAGTGGAAACCTTACAACAATATGGAGGCGGAACCTTCATCGGGACGAGTAATGTGCACTTAGCGATGAAATACGGCACCAAACCCATCGGAACCCATGCCCATGAATGGTTTATGTTCCACGCTGCTAAATACGGCTTTAAAATGGCAAATACCATGGGGTTAGAACATTGGGTTGACACCTATAGGGGAGATTTGGGAATTGCGTTAACGGATACCTACACCAGTAAAGTATTCTTCGAACAATTCGATAAAAAATTCGCTAAGCTTTTTGATGGGGTTCGCCATGACAGTGGAGATGCCATTGAATTTGCCAATCAAACGATTGCTCACTACAAAAAGATGAATATCGATCCGCTTTCGAAAACGATTATCTTTTCGGATGGATTAAACCCCGAAAAAGTAGAGCGCATTGCGACTTATTGTAAAAATCGCATTGGCATGTCGTTTGGTATTGGAACCGACTTCACCAATGATGCAGGCTTACCTGCCTTGAACATTGTGATTAAAATGACACAAGCCTTCCCAGAGGGTGGTCCCTGGACGGATGTGGTCAAGCTATCAGATGAGCCCAAAAAACATACGGGAACTCCTGAAATGATTGATTTGGCACAGCGTTTATTGGATATTCCAACAACCTAA
- a CDS encoding UbiA prenyltransferase family protein, with protein MKTVHLKLLFPKNWNRTKQLEIYYQQELVASVSPNTSILIQLPQEATSIHWKLSHFKNSIALSDDPITYLLLFMDVGEGFVQSYIKTWQSNCIQGKLVSQEEFEKSTNATIYQNKQTWLPIAKLDKPILYIGLLIGIISLLYAIYAQTAWSALLFLLGGGSIVSLLILIFEKNNIPMGDYKGRMWASIACFILIILMIPRNDYPIQILLTVLTLGFTLRFLYHIRKLHVQ; from the coding sequence ATGAAAACCGTACACCTCAAACTCCTCTTTCCAAAAAACTGGAATCGAACCAAACAGTTAGAAATTTATTACCAGCAAGAACTCGTTGCTTCTGTCAGTCCGAATACGTCCATCCTGATTCAACTCCCTCAAGAAGCGACCTCCATTCATTGGAAACTCAGTCATTTTAAAAATTCCATTGCCCTTTCAGATGATCCGATAACCTACTTACTTTTATTTATGGATGTGGGGGAAGGATTTGTGCAATCCTACATAAAAACGTGGCAATCCAACTGCATTCAAGGCAAACTGGTATCTCAAGAAGAATTTGAAAAAAGTACGAACGCGACTATTTACCAAAATAAACAAACCTGGTTGCCCATAGCCAAACTCGACAAGCCCATTCTCTATATTGGTCTTTTGATTGGAATTATCAGTTTACTTTATGCTATTTACGCTCAAACGGCTTGGAGTGCTCTATTGTTTCTATTGGGTGGTGGATCCATCGTTTCCTTACTTATCTTGATCTTTGAAAAAAACAACATTCCCATGGGAGACTACAAAGGGAGAATGTGGGCTTCAATAGCTTGTTTTATTTTAATCATTCTCATGATTCCGCGAAACGACTATCCCATTCAAATCCTATTAACGGTACTAACCCTAGGTTTTACCTTGCGTTTTTTATATCACATCAGAAAACTACATGTCCAATAA
- a CDS encoding CPBP family intramembrane glutamic endopeptidase, whose protein sequence is MKYIDQLQSQVSKRQILYYVPFTCFYLMIMFINWLVIKFSSISTKETINSQIEILGKNIAFFQLIIPFAIFLLLLALWVLFVHKQSLVRLTTSRAKIDGKRFGFAFACQAILILVSFAISYLLNPTNFVFNFNAPAFLGFFFIALIFIPIQTSFEEYFFRGYLMQGVGLATKNRGIALLVTSVIFGLLHLANPEVETLGSGIMVYYIGTGFFLGIVTLMDDGLELALGFHAANNLIGALLVTSSWTVFQTNSLFLNIAEQAQVSVWEFIWQVFVFYPILLLIFAKKYQWKDWKNRLFGRLA, encoded by the coding sequence ATGAAATACATCGATCAACTACAATCTCAAGTAAGTAAGAGACAAATTCTGTATTATGTTCCGTTTACTTGCTTTTATTTGATGATTATGTTTATAAATTGGTTAGTTATAAAATTTTCTTCAATATCAACCAAAGAAACAATTAATTCTCAAATTGAGATTTTAGGAAAAAACATAGCATTTTTTCAATTAATCATTCCTTTTGCTATTTTTTTGTTGTTATTAGCCTTGTGGGTGCTATTTGTTCACAAACAATCTTTGGTGCGTTTAACTACATCAAGAGCAAAAATCGATGGTAAGCGCTTTGGGTTTGCTTTTGCATGCCAGGCCATTTTAATTCTAGTGAGCTTTGCAATCAGTTATTTGTTGAATCCAACAAACTTTGTTTTTAATTTTAATGCACCCGCTTTTCTAGGATTCTTTTTTATAGCCCTTATTTTTATTCCGATTCAAACCAGTTTTGAAGAGTATTTTTTTAGAGGTTATCTAATGCAAGGTGTAGGATTAGCAACGAAAAATAGAGGAATTGCATTACTTGTTACCTCTGTTATTTTTGGATTGTTACATCTGGCTAATCCCGAAGTAGAAACCCTAGGTAGTGGAATTATGGTTTACTATATTGGAACTGGTTTTTTTCTGGGTATTGTAACCTTGATGGATGATGGGTTGGAACTAGCTTTGGGATTTCACGCGGCCAATAATTTGATAGGTGCTTTATTAGTTACATCTAGTTGGACGGTATTTCAAACAAATTCCCTATTTTTAAATATTGCAGAACAAGCACAAGTATCTGTTTGGGAATTTATTTGGCAAGTATTTGTTTTTTATCCAATACTGCTGCTGATTTTTGCTAAAAAATACCAATGGAAGGATTGGAAAAATCGCTTGTTCGGTCGACTCGCTTAA
- a CDS encoding AMP-binding protein: MHNTYIHPQFKLNGVIQSMDSLANEALRMQQAPEDYLRDLGQLIHDWLDDKEYILQRTSGTTGPPKEIQLNKAAMCASAEATVTFFDMKPGSKALLCMSTQFVGGKLMFIRALLFGWELDVVQPTARPLANTATHYNFVAMVPMQVENSLEELNQIDTLIIGGAKVSPVLAQKLMNIKTRVYETYGMTETITHIAAKKIGLPYFEVLPHAQIQTDERGCLVINAPAVNPNPIVTNDLVQWIDDRTFEWLGRFDHVINSGGVKLFPEQIEEKLADKIKARFFIGGKPHDYFGTIVVLVIESQPYALEADIFEGLTKYEKPKEVQFVNQFIETESGKVIRSKNIN, translated from the coding sequence ATGCACAATACGTATATTCACCCTCAATTCAAATTGAATGGGGTGATACAGAGTATGGATTCTCTTGCGAATGAAGCTCTTCGGATGCAGCAAGCACCAGAGGATTACCTTCGCGATTTAGGGCAGTTAATCCACGATTGGTTGGATGACAAGGAATATATCCTACAACGAACATCCGGAACTACTGGTCCGCCGAAAGAAATTCAACTAAACAAAGCAGCTATGTGTGCTTCAGCTGAAGCCACAGTTACTTTCTTTGATATGAAACCAGGAAGCAAAGCTTTGTTGTGTATGTCTACTCAATTTGTTGGTGGAAAACTGATGTTTATTCGAGCCCTTTTGTTTGGATGGGAACTCGATGTAGTCCAACCTACTGCACGTCCCTTAGCTAATACAGCTACCCACTATAATTTTGTTGCCATGGTACCCATGCAAGTAGAAAATAGCCTGGAGGAACTGAATCAGATTGATACACTCATCATTGGCGGAGCTAAAGTATCCCCCGTTTTAGCACAAAAATTGATGAATATAAAAACGCGTGTGTATGAAACCTATGGCATGACGGAAACCATTACTCATATTGCAGCGAAGAAAATAGGCCTACCTTATTTTGAAGTATTGCCTCACGCACAGATACAAACGGATGAACGCGGTTGTTTGGTTATAAATGCACCCGCAGTAAATCCGAATCCTATTGTGACGAATGATTTGGTCCAATGGATTGATGACAGAACGTTTGAATGGTTAGGGCGTTTTGACCATGTAATCAACAGCGGAGGAGTAAAGTTGTTTCCGGAACAAATTGAAGAAAAATTAGCCGATAAAATAAAAGCGCGCTTTTTTATAGGGGGTAAACCCCATGATTATTTTGGTACGATTGTGGTATTAGTCATTGAAAGTCAGCCCTATGCTTTGGAAGCGGATATTTTCGAAGGATTGACAAAATACGAAAAGCCAAAAGAAGTTCAATTTGTGAATCAATTTATTGAAACAGAATCAGGCAAGGTTATTAGAAGTAAAAATATAAACTAA